A single genomic interval of Streptomyces graminofaciens harbors:
- a CDS encoding alpha-amylase, with the protein MASRTLSGALALAAGASIALAVPAGSAYASPPGTKDVTAVLFEWSFASVAKECTNTLGPNGYGYVQVSPPAEHIQGSQWWTSYQPVSYRIAGRLGDAAAFQNMVDTCHTAGVKVVVDTVINHMSAGSGTGTGGSSYTKYNYPGLYSSFDFDDCTATISDYTNRSNVQNCELVGLADLDTGESYVRSAIAGYMNSLLGYGVDGFRIDAAKHIPAADLANIKSRLSNTSVYWKQEAIYGSGEAVQPSEYTGNGDVQEFRYAFDLKRVFNNENLAYLKNYGEGWGYMSSSVAGVFVDNHDTERNGSTLSYKDNANYTMANVFMLAYPYGAPDINSGYEFSSTDAGPPNGGTVNACWQDGWKCQHAWPEIMRMVAFRNATRGEAVTNWWDNGNDAIAFGRGSKGYVAINHESGSLSRTYTTSLPAGTYCNVQNNTTVTVNGSGQFTATLGANTALAIYAGKSSC; encoded by the coding sequence ATGGCCAGCAGAACCCTCTCCGGCGCACTCGCTCTCGCGGCGGGTGCGTCGATCGCGCTCGCGGTGCCCGCGGGGAGCGCGTACGCGTCGCCGCCCGGGACCAAGGACGTGACCGCCGTCCTGTTCGAGTGGAGCTTCGCCTCCGTCGCCAAGGAGTGCACCAACACCCTTGGACCGAACGGGTACGGATACGTCCAGGTCTCGCCGCCCGCCGAGCACATACAGGGCTCGCAGTGGTGGACGTCGTATCAGCCGGTCAGCTACAGGATCGCCGGGCGGCTCGGGGATGCCGCCGCCTTCCAGAACATGGTCGACACGTGTCACACGGCCGGCGTCAAGGTCGTCGTCGACACCGTCATCAACCACATGTCCGCCGGGAGCGGCACCGGCACCGGTGGGTCGTCGTACACGAAGTACAACTACCCCGGCCTCTACTCCTCTTTCGACTTCGACGACTGCACCGCCACCATCAGCGACTACACCAACCGGTCCAACGTCCAGAACTGCGAACTCGTCGGGCTCGCCGATCTGGACACCGGTGAATCGTATGTACGTTCGGCAATCGCCGGGTACATGAACAGCCTGCTCGGGTACGGCGTCGACGGGTTCCGGATCGACGCCGCCAAGCACATCCCCGCCGCCGACCTCGCCAACATCAAGTCCCGGCTGAGCAATACGTCCGTGTACTGGAAGCAGGAGGCCATCTACGGCTCGGGGGAGGCCGTGCAGCCGAGCGAGTACACGGGCAACGGAGACGTGCAGGAGTTCCGGTACGCCTTCGACCTCAAGCGGGTCTTCAACAACGAGAACCTCGCCTACCTGAAGAACTACGGCGAGGGCTGGGGGTACATGAGCAGCTCGGTCGCCGGGGTCTTCGTCGACAACCACGACACCGAGCGCAACGGCTCCACGCTCAGCTACAAGGACAACGCCAACTACACGATGGCCAATGTCTTCATGCTGGCCTACCCGTACGGCGCGCCCGACATCAACTCCGGCTACGAGTTCTCCTCCACCGACGCCGGGCCGCCCAACGGCGGTACGGTCAACGCCTGTTGGCAGGACGGGTGGAAGTGCCAGCACGCCTGGCCGGAGATCATGCGCATGGTCGCCTTCCGCAACGCGACCCGCGGTGAGGCCGTCACCAACTGGTGGGACAACGGCAACGACGCGATCGCGTTCGGGCGGGGAAGCAAGGGCTACGTGGCCATCAACCACGAGTCCGGCAGCCTGAGCCGGACGTATACGACGTCACTCCCGGCCGGCACGTACTGCAACGTGCAGAACAACACCACCGTGACGGTCAACGGCTCCGGCCAGTTCACCGCCACCCTCGGCGCCAACACGGCCCTGGCGATCTACGCCGGCAAGTCCAGCTGCTGA